In Bacteroidota bacterium, one DNA window encodes the following:
- a CDS encoding cupin domain-containing protein: protein MATNDELYHRDALVQRYLAGEMTPDEEVSFERQVSSDPALAAELAAGSEALTGLFDTLGKHAPAPRKRIRSMILEHVSDAISDRAKYLVDEYHLNAADAEWIQTIVPGIEIQIIYVDEDGRAMMKARFAPGATFPPHVRVATEECLVLSGDFWADNVHMHAGDFVAGLAGEEPYPLHSEGGCELLLKIPVPYEIMPKTDRDGSKS from the coding sequence ATGGCAACGAACGACGAACTATATCATCGCGATGCGCTTGTGCAGCGCTACCTCGCCGGCGAAATGACGCCGGATGAAGAGGTGTCGTTCGAACGTCAGGTATCTTCCGATCCGGCTCTGGCTGCCGAACTCGCGGCCGGTTCCGAAGCGCTCACCGGCCTGTTCGACACTCTTGGCAAGCATGCACCGGCACCTCGCAAACGAATTCGGAGTATGATTCTCGAACACGTGTCGGATGCGATCTCCGATCGTGCGAAGTATCTCGTTGACGAGTATCATCTTAATGCCGCCGATGCCGAATGGATCCAGACGATCGTTCCGGGGATCGAGATTCAAATCATATATGTCGACGAAGACGGTCGCGCAATGATGAAAGCTCGCTTTGCGCCGGGCGCGACATTTCCTCCGCACGTGCGGGTTGCGACCGAAGAGTGTCTGGTACTTTCCGGAGATTTTTGGGCCGATAACGTGCACATGCACGCCGGCGACTTTGTCGCGGGTCTTGCCGGTGAAGAGCCGTATCCGCTTCATAGCGAAGGCGGCTGCGAACTATTATTGAAGATCCCGGTGCCGTATGAGATCATGCCGAAGACGGATCGCGACGGATCGAAATCGTAA
- a CDS encoding DUF4097 family beta strand repeat protein, whose protein sequence is MRIIFTTLALSFAAALTFTGCITNVVDESVQKVSTQRATGFTALKVDRSSDDISVTGWNADTIVATANMSIWASSSEKAKQIAQDLTFSWATNSTTAELIVTSDQADQELAHLRELTISAPSRLALDLETSSGDIRALNMTGDMNLNTTSGNITASTTGRIVANASSGDVTATCGRGASLDLSSGDVDLAVTSKDFDGVEVSTSSGDVTVRLADGAPVTLDLSTSSGDITVNYSGTSSSSYSGDLRMDINGGGKIVHLETSSGNIKVLTLR, encoded by the coding sequence ATGAGAATCATCTTTACAACCCTTGCTCTTTCGTTCGCCGCTGCTCTGACATTCACCGGATGCATCACGAACGTTGTCGATGAGTCTGTTCAGAAAGTATCCACGCAGCGCGCGACGGGCTTCACGGCCCTGAAAGTCGATCGTTCGTCCGATGACATTTCCGTCACGGGCTGGAATGCCGATACCATCGTTGCAACCGCCAACATGAGTATCTGGGCATCGAGCAGCGAGAAGGCCAAGCAGATTGCTCAGGACCTCACCTTCTCCTGGGCAACGAACAGCACCACCGCTGAGTTGATCGTGACATCGGATCAAGCTGATCAAGAGCTTGCACATCTGCGAGAACTGACCATCTCCGCACCGAGCCGTCTCGCACTCGATCTCGAGACCAGCAGCGGAGACATCCGTGCGCTCAATATGACGGGTGACATGAACCTCAATACGACAAGCGGGAACATCACCGCGTCGACAACCGGGCGTATTGTCGCGAATGCTTCCAGCGGTGATGTGACTGCAACGTGTGGGCGTGGTGCATCGCTCGATCTTTCGAGTGGTGATGTCGATCTGGCCGTCACGTCGAAGGACTTTGATGGTGTGGAGGTTTCGACCTCCAGCGGTGATGTGACGGTGCGGCTTGCCGATGGGGCTCCGGTTACGCTTGATCTCTCCACTTCGAGCGGAGATATTACCGTGAACTACAGTGGTACCTCGTCGTCGAGCTACAGCGGCGATCTACGCATGGATATTAACGGAGGCGGGAAGATCGTGCATCTGGAGACTTCCAGCGGAAATATCAAAGTGCTTACACTCCGATAA
- a CDS encoding aldehyde dehydrogenase family protein, which yields MTAASRRRALRSLRRELRRRKADVLRTLARETGRSELECFTTEFVPSVAALGWLSRNGEQIHRRTAKLSGLPFRFGMRRVYETRMPLGSVLVIGTWNYPLQIAWRQIVWALFAGDRVLFKPSPYAEGSATLIAEIVATAPEWAGQFSLLPSDPAQSERVWDEIDGVIFTGSTATAQTIAQKAAERHITAIIEASGNDSIIVGSRGYTMREVEHIVWALTTHSGETCVAPKLIWLPRAQYNDQLQLLDAALSDYVATERWKGYTTPNIPKAIATYKQTALSLGATIRTEVQGQLLVVELRSAADAATLTEACLASDGIPFAPVLACVPYDDLAEPLEWSNGPFAGLGTTTFAMTSSERRQCEHMCGTSFVSHSEAVVAAGIPAIAMGGRGASGIGRSGGLELLLQLTRSRTIVSPGLGASLALPRWAIFNGKDAIGHRFLQRMMRKY from the coding sequence ATGACGGCAGCGTCCCGGCGGAGGGCTCTTCGATCACTTCGTCGTGAACTGCGTCGGCGCAAGGCGGACGTACTTCGCACCCTTGCACGTGAGACGGGCCGCAGCGAGCTTGAGTGCTTCACGACGGAGTTCGTCCCGTCCGTTGCAGCACTTGGATGGCTTTCGCGAAACGGAGAGCAGATCCATCGTCGCACCGCCAAACTAAGCGGCTTGCCCTTTCGCTTCGGCATGCGTCGCGTGTATGAAACGCGGATGCCGCTGGGGAGTGTGCTCGTGATCGGCACGTGGAATTATCCGCTGCAGATTGCGTGGCGGCAGATCGTCTGGGCGCTCTTCGCCGGTGATCGAGTGCTCTTCAAGCCGTCGCCGTACGCAGAAGGCAGCGCAACGTTGATAGCAGAGATCGTTGCAACCGCCCCGGAGTGGGCCGGGCAGTTCTCGCTGCTACCAAGCGACCCGGCGCAAAGCGAACGAGTGTGGGATGAGATCGATGGCGTGATCTTCACGGGCTCAACAGCAACGGCTCAAACGATTGCGCAGAAAGCAGCCGAGCGACACATCACTGCCATCATCGAGGCATCAGGCAACGATAGCATCATCGTCGGATCACGAGGCTATACGATGCGCGAAGTGGAGCATATCGTGTGGGCGCTGACGACACACAGCGGCGAGACGTGCGTCGCGCCGAAGTTGATTTGGCTGCCGCGAGCGCAGTACAACGATCAGCTTCAATTACTTGATGCCGCACTATCCGACTACGTCGCAACCGAGCGTTGGAAAGGATACACGACACCGAACATACCGAAGGCGATCGCAACGTACAAGCAGACTGCCCTCTCGCTCGGTGCAACGATACGCACCGAAGTGCAAGGCCAGTTGCTCGTCGTCGAACTACGCAGTGCAGCAGATGCAGCAACACTGACTGAGGCCTGTCTTGCCTCTGACGGAATCCCGTTCGCGCCGGTACTGGCCTGCGTCCCGTATGACGATCTTGCCGAACCTCTTGAATGGTCGAACGGACCGTTCGCGGGGCTAGGGACGACAACGTTCGCCATGACGTCGAGCGAACGCCGCCAGTGCGAACATATGTGCGGCACATCGTTCGTCTCGCACTCAGAAGCCGTCGTCGCCGCAGGCATTCCGGCCATCGCAATGGGCGGCAGAGGGGCGAGCGGGATAGGGCGTAGCGGAGGCCTCGAGTTGCTGTTGCAACTCACCCGCAGCCGAACAATAGTCTCGCCCGGGCTCGGGGCTTCGCTCGCACTACCGAGGTGGGCGATCTTCAACGGTAAGGATGCCATCGGGCATCGGTTCTTGCAACGAATGATGAGGAAATACTGA
- a CDS encoding TonB-dependent receptor: MRPQCIVPVVLLLNVIAIAWCDRASAQADTTQVRTSVLRGSVRVAKTLAPVIGARISVTGTTLGAVAKADGSYRISNIPVGHYILKVTALGFDPAIVEAVVGSGHQSVVDIEMTESAIKGDTITVQGSREFQAINSAAVVSVTPFSIQDVNRYAAAFQDPSRMANNFAGVLGRGTTNNYIVVRGGSPMELLWRLDGIDILNPNHLGKNGSTGGLVSAINSNMLGNSDFLTGAFPAQYGTKMSAVFDLRTRDGNTERYEGLAEISFNGLEGMAEGPVPGLNGSSFVIGYRHSTLDVLHQLGILDYNTLPNFDDAMAKVRLRVSDNDLINLTGLWGKASIDARNTSNEEIGKGSGVLAYGLDWQHLFSSSLVAHLLVNHSGNTFDEGISGSTESVSIGLNTARFTLLYLPTPSFNVECGAAYQPFMTTIPSLSYPYNGDTTINTTFAQGYVTASWHPIAPIALNAGMFWQYIDYDTSSSFEPRASISWSPSEEHSFALAYGIHRQPQPLQFTQAEHIVAGYTFRPESDLLFKAEAYVKNYSHVPVHASVLDDYSFLNEGFASRIDYTDLMSTGTGKTYGAEFTFMKHYNDGYYITATASYVRQQFRGSDGILHWGAFDNRYIMNLVGGYDFHLGASTTLTLSEKFTVAGGGAYTPFVMDPNDSARFGMLDEAHAYSLHNPAYVRLDVNAEFHFNWAASSLTIYASVLNALNINNVMYRYFKTTYDELGNRHGEEVYDYDLPIVPVVGLRYEF, from the coding sequence ATGCGTCCACAGTGTATCGTACCCGTTGTTCTCCTCTTGAATGTCATCGCGATTGCGTGGTGCGATCGTGCATCTGCTCAGGCAGATACTACCCAGGTTCGCACATCCGTTCTTCGTGGAAGCGTTCGTGTTGCCAAGACACTTGCACCCGTCATCGGAGCACGGATCTCCGTGACCGGCACTACGCTCGGCGCCGTCGCGAAAGCAGACGGGTCGTACCGCATCAGTAATATACCGGTCGGACACTATATTCTGAAGGTCACTGCGCTCGGGTTCGACCCGGCAATAGTGGAGGCGGTGGTCGGGTCGGGTCACCAATCGGTAGTGGATATCGAAATGACCGAGTCTGCCATCAAGGGAGATACCATCACCGTTCAAGGCTCGCGCGAGTTTCAGGCGATCAACTCCGCCGCAGTAGTGAGTGTCACCCCGTTCAGCATTCAGGATGTGAATCGTTACGCAGCGGCGTTCCAAGACCCATCGCGCATGGCGAACAACTTTGCGGGCGTACTTGGCCGTGGCACGACGAATAACTACATCGTCGTTCGCGGCGGTTCGCCGATGGAGCTACTCTGGCGGCTCGATGGCATCGACATTCTCAACCCGAATCACCTCGGCAAGAACGGTTCGACCGGCGGACTGGTGAGCGCGATCAACTCCAACATGCTCGGCAACAGCGATTTTCTGACCGGTGCATTCCCTGCACAGTATGGGACGAAGATGTCCGCCGTGTTCGATCTGCGTACCCGTGACGGAAATACTGAGCGATATGAAGGCCTTGCAGAGATCAGCTTCAACGGGCTCGAAGGGATGGCCGAAGGTCCGGTGCCGGGATTGAACGGCAGTTCGTTCGTGATCGGATATCGTCACTCAACGCTCGACGTCCTCCATCAACTCGGCATCCTCGACTACAACACACTGCCAAACTTCGACGACGCGATGGCAAAGGTGCGGTTGCGAGTGAGCGACAACGATCTGATTAATCTCACCGGTTTGTGGGGCAAAGCATCGATCGACGCAAGAAACACATCCAACGAAGAGATCGGCAAAGGCTCGGGCGTGCTTGCCTACGGACTCGACTGGCAACATCTGTTCTCTTCGTCGCTCGTCGCGCATCTTCTCGTGAATCACTCCGGCAATACATTCGATGAGGGCATTTCGGGAAGCACGGAATCTGTATCGATCGGGCTCAACACTGCTCGATTTACTCTGCTCTACCTGCCAACACCATCGTTCAATGTCGAATGCGGTGCAGCATACCAGCCGTTCATGACAACGATTCCGAGTCTCAGCTACCCATATAACGGCGACACGACGATCAACACGACATTCGCCCAGGGGTACGTCACGGCAAGCTGGCATCCGATCGCGCCGATCGCGCTGAACGCAGGGATGTTCTGGCAGTACATCGACTACGACACGAGTTCATCGTTCGAGCCACGCGCTTCGATCTCGTGGTCACCATCCGAAGAGCACTCGTTCGCACTTGCGTATGGTATCCATCGCCAACCCCAGCCGCTGCAATTCACACAAGCAGAGCACATCGTTGCGGGTTATACATTTCGTCCGGAATCGGATCTACTGTTCAAGGCCGAAGCGTATGTCAAGAACTACTCGCACGTTCCGGTGCATGCTTCGGTGCTCGACGACTACTCATTTCTCAACGAAGGGTTTGCATCGCGCATCGATTACACCGACCTAATGAGCACCGGCACCGGCAAGACCTACGGAGCTGAGTTCACGTTCATGAAGCACTATAACGACGGCTACTATATCACAGCCACTGCGTCGTACGTACGGCAACAGTTCAGAGGATCGGATGGCATTCTACACTGGGGCGCATTCGATAATCGCTATATCATGAACCTCGTCGGAGGATACGATTTTCATCTCGGTGCCTCGACGACGCTCACGCTAAGCGAGAAATTCACTGTCGCCGGAGGCGGTGCATACACGCCGTTCGTGATGGATCCGAACGATAGCGCACGGTTTGGCATGCTCGATGAAGCACATGCGTATTCGCTCCACAATCCGGCGTACGTTCGGTTGGATGTCAATGCCGAGTTTCACTTCAACTGGGCGGCATCGTCACTGACGATCTATGCCTCGGTTCTGAATGCGCTGAATATCAATAACGTGATGTATCGATACTTCAAGACCACCTATGACGAGCTCGGGAATCGTCATGGCGAGGAGGTATATGACTACGATCTGCCGATCGTCCCGGTCGTCGGCCTTCGGTACGAATTTTAG
- the crtI gene encoding phytoene desaturase gives MVSSRVAVIGAGPGGLAAALLLAAQGYEVEIFEARSEIGGRNGRLKLGEYSFDIGPTFFLMPHLLEEVFTRAGLLMSDYLTLKRLDPMYQLVFPDGTRFAPRDSFENMHKALGELSPDDANAFPRYYDYMDRKLNAILPILARPYMRYSDLVSVDLLKATPYLRPERSLAGELKSFFKDERTQLSFGFQAKYLGMSPYKCPSLFSILNFIEQKYGVWHPVGGLNQIPKALAQAATDLGAKVHLDSPVTKLNISGRSIESIEVGGTKRSFDHYVVNADLMDFLTKTTTEADRKRYSDKRIREMKYSCSTFMMYLGIDTTVDLPHHTVLFSNDYKRYLSQISDNGELPDDPSLYICNASITDPTLAPKGKSAIYVLSPVSNLQIGTTDWHSEQQRYRQMLLRTIRERLGIDLAAHIEEERIIDPLAWRDEFNVMNGAVFSIAHTLDQLLIWRPRNKFEEYDNMYLVGGSTHPGSGLPTIFQSARIATDLITSQQVATV, from the coding sequence ATGGTATCGTCTCGCGTCGCAGTGATCGGCGCGGGCCCGGGAGGGCTTGCGGCAGCGCTATTGCTGGCAGCGCAGGGCTACGAGGTCGAGATCTTCGAGGCTCGCTCCGAGATCGGCGGCCGCAACGGGCGCTTGAAGCTCGGCGAGTACTCGTTCGACATCGGGCCAACGTTCTTTCTGATGCCGCACCTGCTCGAAGAGGTCTTTACCCGAGCCGGGCTGCTCATGAGCGATTACCTGACGCTCAAGCGACTCGATCCGATGTATCAGCTGGTCTTCCCTGACGGTACCCGGTTCGCACCGCGCGATTCGTTCGAGAACATGCACAAAGCACTCGGCGAACTCTCGCCCGACGATGCGAATGCCTTCCCGCGATACTATGACTACATGGACCGCAAGCTCAATGCCATCCTCCCCATCCTTGCAAGGCCGTATATGCGTTACAGCGACCTCGTCTCGGTGGACTTGCTGAAGGCCACGCCGTATCTGCGACCGGAACGGTCGCTCGCCGGTGAGCTGAAGTCGTTCTTCAAAGACGAGCGGACACAGCTCTCGTTCGGGTTTCAGGCGAAGTATCTTGGGATGTCGCCCTATAAGTGTCCGTCACTTTTTTCCATTCTAAATTTCATCGAGCAGAAGTATGGCGTGTGGCATCCTGTCGGCGGGTTGAATCAGATCCCAAAAGCCCTTGCGCAGGCCGCCACGGACCTCGGCGCGAAGGTGCATCTGGACTCGCCGGTGACGAAGCTCAATATCTCGGGTCGCAGCATCGAGAGCATCGAAGTCGGTGGCACGAAGCGTTCCTTCGATCACTATGTCGTCAATGCCGATCTCATGGACTTCCTCACCAAGACGACCACCGAGGCCGATCGCAAGCGCTACAGCGACAAGCGCATCCGCGAGATGAAGTATAGTTGCTCGACCTTCATGATGTATCTGGGCATCGACACGACGGTCGATCTGCCACATCATACCGTCCTCTTCTCAAACGATTACAAGCGGTATCTCTCGCAGATCAGTGACAACGGTGAACTACCCGATGACCCGTCACTCTACATCTGCAATGCGAGCATCACCGATCCGACGCTGGCACCGAAGGGGAAGTCGGCGATCTATGTGCTCTCGCCCGTTTCGAACTTGCAGATCGGCACGACAGATTGGCACAGCGAGCAGCAACGATATCGGCAGATGCTTTTGCGAACGATCCGCGAACGCTTAGGCATCGACCTTGCGGCGCATATCGAAGAGGAGCGAATCATCGACCCGCTGGCGTGGCGCGACGAGTTCAATGTGATGAACGGCGCGGTCTTCAGTATCGCGCATACGCTCGATCAATTACTGATCTGGCGGCCGCGCAACAAGTTTGAAGAGTACGACAACATGTATCTCGTCGGCGGCTCGACGCATCCGGGTTCTGGGCTGCCGACGATCTTCCAGTCCGCTCGCATCGCGACTGATCTGATCACATCGCAACAAGTGGCGACCGTATGA
- a CDS encoding FKBP-type peptidyl-prolyl cis-trans isomerase, which translates to MALTLMVGCEKSDPNIGKGPSTIAPITGDPKIMEQAAQQAAAAAAAAPKEDVKHGDTTITPSGLMYIDKKVGTGAQPKVGQTITVNYIGQLTDGKIFDANTGPSAKHKEPFKTAIGVGRVIKGWDEGMLSMKVGGKRRLIVPSNLGYGEQGMGADIPPNSTLIFDVELLGVEGQ; encoded by the coding sequence ATGGCTCTGACGTTGATGGTCGGTTGTGAAAAATCCGACCCGAACATCGGAAAGGGCCCGTCCACCATCGCACCGATCACGGGCGATCCGAAGATCATGGAACAAGCCGCACAGCAGGCTGCTGCGGCTGCCGCAGCAGCGCCGAAAGAAGACGTCAAGCACGGCGACACAACCATCACGCCGAGCGGCTTGATGTACATCGACAAGAAGGTCGGCACGGGCGCGCAGCCAAAGGTCGGCCAGACGATCACTGTCAATTACATCGGTCAATTGACCGACGGCAAGATCTTCGATGCGAATACCGGACCGTCGGCCAAGCACAAAGAGCCGTTCAAGACTGCGATCGGCGTCGGTCGCGTGATCAAAGGATGGGATGAGGGTATGCTGTCGATGAAGGTCGGCGGTAAGCGTCGCCTGATCGTGCCGTCGAACCTTGGATACGGCGAGCAAGGCATGGGCGCGGATATCCCGCCGAACTCGACACTCATCTTCGATGTCGAACTGCTCGGCGTAGAAGGACAGTAA
- the rsgA gene encoding ribosome small subunit-dependent GTPase A, which translates to MPVPRPELEEDERPGSQRIRRAHSDRERKKEMRHRERHVVKEVAPASSELFAHAKILRTEGAYFIAEREDGVQVRVRSIKGTVSGNPNASLVAVGDAVLIEDDGSDVLVIREVLPRRTKLSRRAHKRRDSFEQVIAANIDLVAVVSSASDPPFRPGIIDRYIVAALEGELGVLLVVNKADEMDPERGEFVEMCLEYYKILGYDHVLTSATTLDGVERLRTAISGKTVVFAGKSGVGKSSLVNALVGTEIARTRRLMKKAARGVHTTTNATMIPLPEEHTYIVDTPGVKEFFHFELEPDSIRFHFVEFAAFADKCKMTNCMHIHEPGCAVSEAVDEGLIPEWRMNSYAALWEDAERERKARVGGM; encoded by the coding sequence ATGCCAGTACCAAGACCCGAACTCGAGGAAGACGAGCGGCCCGGAAGCCAGCGTATTCGCCGTGCGCACTCCGACCGAGAGCGCAAGAAAGAGATGCGTCATCGCGAGAGGCACGTCGTAAAAGAAGTTGCTCCCGCTTCGAGCGAACTGTTTGCTCACGCAAAGATATTACGGACCGAAGGCGCGTATTTTATTGCCGAGCGTGAAGACGGTGTGCAGGTTCGTGTCCGTTCGATCAAGGGGACGGTTTCCGGAAATCCGAACGCATCGCTCGTTGCGGTCGGCGATGCTGTCCTGATCGAAGACGACGGCTCCGATGTGTTGGTGATTCGCGAGGTGCTGCCGAGAAGAACGAAACTCTCGCGTCGTGCGCATAAGCGTCGCGACAGTTTCGAGCAGGTGATTGCTGCAAATATCGATCTGGTTGCTGTAGTCTCGAGCGCCAGCGACCCTCCGTTTCGACCCGGTATTATAGATCGCTATATAGTTGCAGCGCTCGAAGGAGAACTCGGTGTGTTGCTCGTCGTCAACAAAGCCGACGAGATGGATCCCGAACGCGGTGAGTTTGTAGAGATGTGCCTCGAGTACTACAAGATCCTTGGATATGACCATGTTCTGACTTCGGCAACGACACTCGACGGAGTTGAAAGACTGCGCACCGCAATCTCGGGGAAGACGGTCGTATTCGCCGGAAAGTCAGGCGTTGGAAAGTCGTCGCTTGTCAATGCACTCGTCGGTACCGAGATTGCACGGACGCGCCGCCTTATGAAGAAAGCAGCTCGTGGTGTCCATACGACTACCAATGCGACGATGATCCCGCTGCCCGAAGAACATACATATATCGTCGATACGCCGGGGGTGAAGGAGTTCTTCCATTTCGAGCTTGAACCGGACAGCATTCGCTTTCACTTTGTCGAGTTCGCTGCGTTTGCCGATAAATGCAAGATGACTAACTGCATGCATATTCACGAACCAGGTTGTGCAGTGAGCGAAGCAGTAGACGAAGGCCTGATCCCCGAGTGGCGGATGAACAGCTACGCTGCATTATGGGAAGATGCCGAACGGGAACGGAAAGCCCGGGTTGGCGGTATGTAA
- a CDS encoding sigma-70 family RNA polymerase sigma factor encodes MWKTDQELLAAIAAEDSAALAEFYDRYSRMVYGALLRMLRDTDDAEDILQEVFVQVWRKASSYKPELGVPKAWLVRIAHNRAINLIRSKRSRMKQSEIALPEADSELVAPELRSSDLFEETTAGEERALLSNAMAKLPKEQSSLLDLAFLQGYSHSEIAEMLGMPLGTVKTRIRNGLLALRESLAFIRE; translated from the coding sequence ATGTGGAAGACCGATCAAGAACTGCTCGCCGCCATCGCCGCTGAAGACAGCGCGGCGCTTGCCGAGTTCTACGACCGCTATTCGCGGATGGTCTATGGTGCGTTACTGCGGATGCTTCGCGATACCGACGATGCGGAAGACATTTTGCAGGAAGTATTTGTGCAAGTTTGGCGGAAGGCATCATCATATAAACCCGAGCTCGGAGTCCCGAAAGCATGGTTGGTCCGAATTGCCCACAATCGGGCGATCAACCTGATTCGCTCAAAGCGCAGCCGCATGAAGCAATCCGAAATTGCGCTGCCGGAGGCGGATTCCGAGTTAGTGGCACCCGAATTGCGGTCTTCCGATCTCTTCGAGGAAACTACCGCCGGCGAAGAGCGTGCGTTGCTTTCAAACGCGATGGCGAAGCTCCCGAAGGAGCAATCGTCGCTGTTGGATTTGGCGTTTCTGCAAGGCTACTCGCACTCGGAAATTGCAGAGATGCTCGGTATGCCGCTCGGGACGGTAAAGACACGGATTCGGAACGGCTTACTGGCCCTTCGCGAATCGCTCGCGTTCATCAGAGAATAG
- a CDS encoding DUF4331 family protein, giving the protein MKNRYTFVAALLAILIAASTALASSHREAPLISNDPLADNTDLYAFRSPDDPSTITIIANYIPFELPEGGPNYFTFGENIRYEIHIVNNASATGDNITYRFMFTQTNEDPSTFFNIRLGKQNLKTTYTCQKSTDGGATWMTVIANGIVPPNNIGPRSIDAPGVGLGQSYQSIMQSAIATASSGETVFCGPVDDPFFVDLAGIFDLGNFRKDGKVDALAGFNCHTIALKIPIASLQKDHKSVDQAVNILDPDFVIGVWASASRPKVTTLSSDGSKPTYSSDFVQVSRLGMPLTNEAIIPVGEKDKWNALTPYGGNDVQFAGYFANPELTLYTGNGPYAAAVGTLLDLRVDSASLGAFDFRNGKDGLYPLLATNGGAGTALDSSLFGKILLQKGNPRSVDILPIFYTGAPNLKPYQLATGKNGNPLAAGKPFINNFLPTLGDMLRLNMAVPVTPRNSPDFSSEGLIAAAVLGLTDSRFNSDATLQAIPNMDGFPNGRRLEDDVTRIEMQAVGGLVLNAIGLWTDDYQPGTSPSPVTPELLAKLQWNAGVSKNDVEFQSGFPFVAAPHRGSDGLRTSSVKGKDVPTTIGIHAPNNFFTVPNYPNPVSASTMLKYHVTNGGNVEIVVFDGRGTTVETIRSGYQGGGDYAIQWSPKPELSAGTYYVGLVVDGNREQTLKVILTR; this is encoded by the coding sequence ATGAAAAACCGTTACACATTCGTTGCCGCATTGCTTGCGATACTGATTGCAGCAAGTACGGCATTGGCATCGAGCCACCGAGAGGCTCCGCTGATCAGTAACGATCCGCTTGCGGATAATACCGATCTCTACGCATTTCGCTCGCCGGACGATCCGTCGACGATTACGATCATTGCGAACTACATTCCCTTCGAACTGCCGGAAGGCGGACCGAACTACTTCACGTTCGGAGAGAATATTCGCTATGAGATTCATATCGTCAACAATGCCTCGGCCACCGGCGATAATATCACGTACCGGTTCATGTTCACCCAGACGAACGAAGATCCGAGCACGTTCTTCAATATTCGACTTGGCAAACAGAACCTGAAGACGACCTACACCTGCCAGAAAAGCACCGATGGCGGCGCGACATGGATGACGGTTATCGCAAACGGTATCGTCCCGCCGAACAACATCGGGCCTCGCTCGATCGATGCGCCGGGCGTTGGACTCGGACAGTCATACCAATCGATCATGCAGAGCGCGATCGCGACCGCATCGTCTGGAGAGACCGTATTCTGCGGCCCGGTTGACGATCCGTTCTTCGTCGATCTCGCGGGCATTTTCGATCTTGGGAATTTCCGTAAGGATGGGAAAGTCGATGCGCTCGCAGGATTCAACTGCCATACGATTGCGCTGAAAATTCCGATCGCGTCACTACAGAAAGATCATAAGTCGGTCGATCAGGCAGTGAATATCCTCGATCCGGATTTTGTGATCGGTGTTTGGGCATCTGCATCGCGCCCGAAGGTGACAACGCTGTCGTCGGATGGTAGTAAGCCGACGTACTCGAGCGATTTTGTGCAGGTCTCGCGTCTCGGAATGCCACTGACCAACGAAGCAATCATTCCGGTCGGCGAGAAGGATAAATGGAATGCGCTCACGCCATACGGTGGCAACGATGTGCAATTCGCGGGTTACTTTGCAAATCCGGAGTTAACGCTCTATACGGGCAACGGTCCGTATGCAGCCGCCGTCGGGACGCTTCTCGATCTGCGCGTCGATAGCGCATCGCTCGGGGCGTTCGATTTTCGCAATGGAAAAGACGGTCTCTATCCGTTGCTTGCGACGAACGGCGGGGCAGGTACTGCACTCGATTCGAGCCTGTTCGGCAAGATACTCCTGCAGAAGGGTAATCCGCGATCGGTAGATATTCTGCCGATCTTCTATACCGGCGCGCCGAATCTGAAACCGTATCAGCTTGCTACCGGAAAGAACGGCAATCCGCTTGCAGCGGGAAAACCGTTTATCAATAACTTTCTGCCGACACTCGGGGATATGCTTCGTCTGAACATGGCTGTGCCGGTGACACCACGAAATAGCCCTGATTTCAGCTCCGAAGGATTGATCGCTGCGGCAGTACTTGGCTTGACCGATTCGCGATTCAATTCGGACGCGACGCTGCAAGCGATTCCGAACATGGATGGCTTCCCGAACGGGCGTCGTCTGGAAGACGACGTCACTCGAATCGAGATGCAGGCCGTCGGTGGTCTTGTACTCAATGCGATCGGTCTCTGGACCGATGACTACCAGCCGGGTACGAGTCCGAGTCCGGTGACGCCCGAGCTGCTTGCAAAGCTCCAGTGGAATGCCGGCGTGAGCAAGAACGACGTCGAATTCCAATCCGGCTTCCCGTTCGTCGCCGCGCCTCACCGTGGAAGCGACGGCCTGCGGACGTCGAGTGTAAAAGGGAAGGATGTCCCGACGACCATCGGCATTCATGCTCCGAACAACTTCTTTACGGTGCCAAATTATCCGAATCCCGTTTCGGCAAGTACGATGCTGAAGTACCACGTAACGAATGGCGGCAACGTAGAGATCGTTGTCTTCGATGGCCGGGGTACGACGGTCGAGACGATACGCTCGGGTTATCAAGGCGGCGGTGATTATGCGATCCAGTGGTCGCCCAAGCCGGAGCTTTCGGCAGGGACGTATTACGTCGGCCTCGTTGTCGATGGGAATCGCGAACAGACGCTGAAGGTGATCCTTACACGTTGA